The Corynebacterium comes genome window below encodes:
- the lpdA gene encoding dihydrolipoyl dehydrogenase, translated as MTEHYDVVVLGAGPGGYVAAIRAAQLGKKVAVVEKQYWGGVCLNVGCIPSKALIKNAEVAHTFTHEKKTFGIKGEVSFNYEDAHKRSRQVSDKIVGGVHYLMKKNSITEVDGFGAFKDANTIEVTEGKDAGKVLTFDDCIIATGSIVNNLRGVEFSENVVSYEEQILNPVAPEKMVIVGAGAIGMEFAYVLGNYGVDVTVIEFMDRVLPNEDAEVSKVIAKAYKKMGVKLLPGHATTAVRDNGDSVEVDYQKKGSDKTETLTVDRVLVSVGFRPRVEGFGLENTGVELTDRGAIAIDDFMRTNVPHLYAIGDVTAKLQLAHVAEAMGIVAAETIAGAETQALGDYMMLPRATFCNPQVASFGYTEEQAKEKWPDREIKVSSFPFSANGKATGLAETEGFAKIVADAEFGELLGGHLVGANASELLNELVLAQNYDLTTEEISRSVHIHPTLSEAVKEAAHGISGHMINF; from the coding sequence GTGACTGAACATTATGACGTTGTAGTACTCGGTGCGGGTCCCGGCGGCTACGTCGCCGCCATCCGTGCAGCCCAGCTCGGCAAGAAAGTTGCCGTCGTCGAGAAGCAGTACTGGGGCGGAGTCTGCCTCAACGTTGGCTGCATCCCCTCGAAGGCGCTGATCAAGAATGCCGAGGTCGCCCACACCTTCACCCATGAGAAGAAGACGTTCGGCATCAAGGGCGAGGTCTCCTTCAACTACGAGGACGCCCACAAGCGTTCGCGTCAGGTGTCGGACAAGATCGTCGGTGGCGTCCATTACCTGATGAAGAAGAACAGCATCACCGAGGTCGACGGCTTCGGCGCCTTCAAGGACGCCAACACCATTGAGGTCACCGAGGGCAAGGACGCCGGCAAGGTGCTCACCTTCGATGACTGCATCATCGCCACCGGTTCCATCGTCAACAACCTCCGCGGCGTCGAGTTCTCCGAGAACGTCGTCTCCTACGAGGAACAGATCCTCAACCCGGTCGCCCCGGAGAAGATGGTCATCGTCGGCGCGGGCGCCATCGGCATGGAGTTCGCCTACGTGCTCGGCAATTACGGCGTCGACGTGACGGTCATCGAGTTCATGGACCGCGTCCTGCCGAACGAGGACGCCGAGGTCTCCAAGGTCATCGCCAAGGCCTACAAGAAGATGGGCGTCAAGCTCCTCCCGGGCCACGCCACCACCGCCGTGCGTGACAACGGCGACTCCGTCGAGGTCGACTACCAGAAGAAGGGCTCGGACAAGACGGAGACCCTCACCGTCGACCGGGTCCTCGTCTCCGTCGGATTCCGCCCCCGGGTCGAGGGCTTCGGCCTGGAGAACACCGGCGTCGAGCTCACCGACCGGGGCGCCATCGCCATCGACGACTTCATGCGCACCAATGTCCCGCACCTCTACGCCATCGGTGACGTCACCGCGAAGCTCCAGCTCGCGCACGTGGCCGAGGCCATGGGCATCGTCGCCGCCGAGACCATCGCCGGCGCCGAGACCCAGGCCCTGGGCGACTACATGATGCTGCCGCGCGCCACCTTCTGCAACCCGCAGGTCGCCTCCTTCGGCTACACCGAGGAGCAGGCCAAGGAGAAGTGGCCGGACCGCGAGATCAAGGTCTCATCCTTCCCGTTCTCCGCGAACGGCAAGGCAACCGGCCTGGCAGAGACCGAGGGCTTCGCCAAGATCGTCGCCGACGCCGAGTTCGGCGAGCTGCTGGGTGGACACCTCGTCGGCGCCAACGCCTCTGAACTGCTGAACGAGCTGGTTCTGGCGCAGAACTACGACCTCACCACCGAGGAGATCAGCCGCAGCGTCCATATCCACCCGACGCTCTCGGAGGCCGTCAAGGAAGCCGCCCACGGCATCAGCGGACACATGATCAACTTCTAA
- a CDS encoding fumarate reductase/succinate dehydrogenase flavoprotein subunit — MSNTETASRPEFVHPASMVEGVIPGTVLDNAEPKGVPTKDMWDYQKEHMNLVSPLNRRKFKVLVVGTGLSGGAAAAALGELGYDVKVFTYHDAPRRAHSIAAQGGVNSARGKKVDNDGAYRHVKDTVKGGDYRGRESDCWRLALESARVIDHMNAIGAPFAREYGGTLATRSFGGVQVSRTYYTRGQTGQQLQLSTASALTRQIGLGNVEIFTHADLVDLIVTEKEGKKRCEGIVTRNLLTGELVAHTGHAVLLATGGYGNVYHMSTLAKNSNAGALMRAYELGAYFASPAFIQFHPTGLPVNATWQSKTILMSESLRNDGRIWSPKNPKDDREPNTIPEDERDYFLERRYPAFGNLVPRDVASRAISQQINAGLGVGPLFNSAYLDFRDAIERLGQDTIVERYSNLFEMYRDAIGEDPYSSPMRIAPTCHFTMGGLWTDFNEMTSIDGLFAAGEASWTYHGANRLGANSLLSASVDGWFTLPFTIPNYLANYLGEPVLPADSPEAAEAVERAQSRIDRLLNIKGPNPRGADFYHRQLGELLYFACGVSRNVKDLQDAIVKIREIRADFWTNVQIPGEQNYMNQALEYAARVADYIDLGELMCVDALDRDESCGAHFRDDHLSEDGEAERDDENWCFVSAWEPAGEGKFIRHADPLVFESIPLQTRNYK, encoded by the coding sequence ATGAGCAACACCGAGACTGCTTCTCGTCCTGAGTTCGTCCACCCGGCTTCCATGGTTGAGGGCGTTATCCCGGGCACCGTCCTGGACAATGCTGAGCCCAAGGGCGTCCCGACCAAGGACATGTGGGATTACCAGAAGGAGCACATGAACCTTGTGTCTCCGCTGAACCGCCGCAAGTTCAAGGTTCTGGTCGTCGGTACCGGCCTGTCCGGTGGCGCCGCTGCGGCCGCCCTCGGCGAGCTGGGTTACGACGTCAAGGTCTTCACCTACCACGACGCCCCGCGTCGTGCGCACTCCATCGCCGCCCAGGGCGGCGTCAACTCCGCCCGCGGCAAGAAGGTCGACAACGACGGCGCCTACCGCCACGTCAAGGACACCGTCAAGGGCGGCGACTACCGTGGCCGCGAGTCCGACTGCTGGCGTCTGGCCCTCGAGTCGGCCCGCGTCATCGACCACATGAACGCCATCGGCGCCCCCTTCGCCCGCGAGTACGGCGGCACCCTGGCGACCCGTTCCTTCGGCGGCGTCCAGGTGTCCCGCACCTACTACACCCGTGGCCAGACGGGCCAGCAGCTCCAGCTGTCCACCGCTTCTGCGCTCACGCGCCAGATCGGCCTGGGCAACGTGGAGATCTTCACTCACGCCGACCTTGTTGACCTGATCGTCACCGAGAAAGAGGGCAAGAAGCGCTGCGAGGGCATCGTCACCCGTAACCTCCTCACCGGCGAGCTGGTCGCCCACACCGGCCATGCCGTCCTGCTGGCCACCGGCGGTTACGGCAACGTGTACCACATGTCGACCCTGGCCAAGAACTCCAACGCAGGCGCCCTGATGCGTGCGTACGAGCTCGGCGCCTACTTCGCTTCCCCGGCGTTCATCCAGTTCCACCCGACGGGCCTGCCGGTCAACGCGACCTGGCAGTCGAAGACCATCCTGATGTCCGAGTCGCTGCGTAACGACGGCCGCATCTGGTCCCCGAAGAACCCGAAGGACGACCGCGAGCCGAACACCATCCCGGAGGATGAGCGCGACTACTTCCTGGAGCGCCGTTACCCGGCCTTCGGCAACCTGGTCCCGCGCGACGTCGCCTCCCGTGCGATCTCGCAGCAGATCAATGCCGGTCTCGGCGTCGGCCCGCTGTTCAACTCCGCCTACCTGGACTTCCGCGACGCCATCGAGCGTCTCGGCCAGGACACCATCGTCGAGCGTTACTCGAACCTGTTCGAGATGTACCGGGACGCCATCGGCGAGGATCCCTACTCCTCCCCGATGCGCATCGCCCCGACCTGCCACTTCACCATGGGTGGCCTGTGGACCGATTTCAACGAGATGACCTCCATCGACGGCCTGTTCGCCGCCGGCGAGGCCTCCTGGACCTACCACGGTGCGAACCGTCTGGGCGCCAACTCGCTGCTGTCCGCCTCGGTCGACGGCTGGTTCACCCTGCCGTTCACCATCCCGAACTACCTGGCCAACTACCTCGGCGAGCCAGTGCTGCCGGCAGACTCCCCGGAGGCCGCTGAGGCTGTCGAGCGTGCGCAGTCCCGCATCGACCGTCTGCTCAACATCAAGGGCCCGAACCCGCGCGGTGCCGATTTCTACCACCGCCAGCTCGGCGAGCTGCTGTACTTCGCCTGTGGCGTCTCCCGTAACGTCAAGGACCTGCAGGACGCGATCGTCAAGATCCGCGAGATCCGCGCCGACTTCTGGACCAACGTCCAGATCCCGGGCGAGCAGAACTACATGAACCAGGCGCTCGAGTACGCGGCACGCGTTGCCGACTACATCGACCTCGGTGAGCTCATGTGCGTCGACGCTCTCGACCGCGATGAGTCCTGTGGCGCCCACTTCCGCGACGACCACCTCTCCGAGGACGGCGAGGCCGAGCGTGACGACGAGAACTGGTGCTTCGTCTCCGCGTGGGAGCCGGCCGGCGAGGGCAAGTTCATCCGCCACGCTGATCCGCTCGTCTTCGAATCGATCCCGCTGCAGACAAGGAACTACAAGTAA
- a CDS encoding DUF2516 family protein produces MTLIASYMLFEQLLFALIAITGVVGAFLALTTRDDAYQAGDRQTKWIWVAILIGSAFVVVTRVPFLSWAGMVAIGVYWFDVRPHLKSIINGNYSW; encoded by the coding sequence ATGACTCTGATCGCCAGCTACATGCTCTTCGAACAGCTGCTGTTCGCCCTGATCGCCATCACCGGAGTGGTCGGCGCGTTTCTCGCACTGACCACACGCGATGACGCCTACCAGGCGGGAGACCGCCAGACGAAATGGATCTGGGTGGCCATCCTGATCGGTTCGGCCTTCGTCGTGGTCACGCGGGTGCCCTTCCTCTCCTGGGCCGGCATGGTCGCCATCGGCGTGTACTGGTTCGATGTGCGACCGCACCTGAAGTCGATCATCAACGGAAACTACAGCTGGTAG
- a CDS encoding succinate dehydrogenase/fumarate reductase iron-sulfur subunit yields MKLTLEIWRQAGPTQEGAFETVVVPDAVPQMSILELLDHVNNGLIEQNKEPYMFASDCREGICGTCGLMVNGRPHGPGQNTPACQQRLVGFSEGDVVKLEPLRSAAFPVIKDMVVDRSSLDRVMQKGGYISIHAGTAPDADTLHMNHEAAELALDHAACIGCGACVAACPNGAAHLFTGAKLVHLSLMPLGKEERGKRARHMVDELETNFGHCSLFGECADVCPAGIPLTAVAAVTKERARAAFRGKDD; encoded by the coding sequence ATGAAGCTGACACTTGAGATCTGGCGGCAGGCCGGACCGACCCAGGAGGGCGCCTTCGAGACCGTCGTGGTCCCGGACGCCGTGCCGCAGATGTCGATCCTGGAGCTGCTCGACCATGTGAACAATGGCCTGATCGAGCAGAACAAGGAACCCTACATGTTCGCCTCGGACTGCCGTGAAGGCATCTGTGGCACCTGTGGCCTGATGGTCAACGGCCGCCCGCACGGTCCGGGCCAGAACACCCCGGCCTGCCAGCAGCGTCTGGTCGGTTTCAGTGAGGGCGACGTCGTCAAGTTGGAGCCGCTGCGCTCCGCTGCGTTCCCGGTCATCAAGGACATGGTCGTCGACCGTTCCTCCCTGGACCGCGTGATGCAGAAGGGTGGCTACATCTCCATCCACGCCGGCACCGCCCCGGATGCCGACACCCTGCACATGAACCATGAGGCTGCCGAGCTCGCCCTCGACCACGCCGCCTGCATCGGCTGTGGCGCCTGCGTCGCCGCCTGCCCGAACGGTGCTGCGCACCTGTTCACCGGTGCGAAGCTGGTCCACCTCTCCCTCATGCCCCTGGGCAAGGAGGAGCGCGGAAAGCGTGCCCGTCACATGGTTGACGAGCTCGAGACCAACTTCGGTCACTGCTCCCTCTTCGGTGAGTGCGCCGACGTCTGTCCGGCGGGCATCCCGCTGACGGCCGTCGCCGCTGTCACCAAGGAGCGCGCGCGTGCCGCCTTCCGCGGCAAGGACGACTAA
- a CDS encoding alpha/beta hydrolase, whose amino-acid sequence MKFLRKISAPIAALTIGASVLAAPVSDASVGKPTPDIVVRDKSTITEDSRDWRQETADNDRVLHVDAWSDSMERNIPVAIITPDGTFNESRPTIYMLNGAGGAEQNLDWITSAPIVDFYEDKNVNVVIPMEGAFSYYMNWADESPEPGNGYLEGKQLWETFLLHELPQDIEYFMNANGKRGIGGYSMSATSSLLLAEKAEQGFFDVAGSFSGCAETASPLGYTTAQLTVDRAGVTAAQMLGPMGSPHNVANDALINAEGLRGTELYISNATGLAGEWDMPGYYIDQGYDPNAASAGAGTLIVEGGIIEATTNICTHNLKAKLDKLGIPADWNLRPTGTHSWNYWIDDLEKSWPTFARALNV is encoded by the coding sequence ATGAAGTTCCTCCGCAAGATTTCCGCACCGATCGCGGCCCTCACCATAGGCGCATCTGTTCTCGCAGCTCCGGTGTCCGACGCATCAGTGGGCAAGCCGACCCCGGATATCGTCGTCCGCGACAAGTCCACGATCACCGAGGACTCCCGCGATTGGCGCCAGGAGACCGCGGACAACGATCGCGTTCTCCATGTGGATGCATGGTCCGACTCGATGGAACGTAACATCCCCGTCGCCATCATCACCCCGGACGGCACTTTCAACGAGTCCCGCCCGACCATCTACATGCTGAACGGCGCCGGCGGCGCAGAGCAGAACCTGGACTGGATCACCTCCGCTCCGATCGTGGATTTCTACGAGGACAAGAACGTCAACGTCGTCATCCCCATGGAGGGCGCGTTCTCGTACTACATGAACTGGGCGGACGAGTCCCCGGAGCCGGGTAACGGCTACCTCGAGGGCAAGCAGCTGTGGGAGACCTTCCTGCTCCACGAGCTGCCCCAGGACATCGAGTACTTCATGAATGCCAACGGCAAGCGTGGCATCGGCGGCTACTCCATGTCCGCCACCTCATCCCTGCTCCTGGCGGAGAAGGCTGAGCAGGGCTTCTTCGACGTCGCCGGTTCCTTCTCCGGTTGCGCCGAGACCGCCAGCCCGCTGGGCTACACCACCGCCCAGCTGACCGTCGACCGTGCCGGCGTCACCGCCGCCCAGATGCTCGGCCCGATGGGCAGCCCGCACAACGTCGCCAACGACGCCCTCATCAACGCCGAGGGCCTGCGTGGCACCGAGCTCTACATCTCCAACGCCACCGGCCTCGCCGGCGAGTGGGACATGCCGGGCTACTACATCGATCAGGGCTACGACCCGAACGCAGCCTCCGCCGGTGCCGGCACCCTCATCGTCGAGGGCGGCATCATCGAGGCCACGACCAACATCTGCACTCACAACCTGAAGGCCAAGCTCGATAAACTGGGCATCCCGGCCGACTGGAACCTGCGTCCGACCGGTACCCACTCCTGGAACTACTGGATCGACGATCTGGAGAAGTCCTGGCCGACCTTCGCCCGCGCACTGAACGTCTAG
- a CDS encoding 2-deoxyribose-5-phosphate aldolase has translation MTSDLAWLKGHAFLMCVGPGTTPGDVPAAVAGARDAGLGGIVLSPSHLELAGDTGGLTVAVVVGFPTGRHHSLVKAAEARLAVQQGAAEVWLTPDPGVAEMNTLLAEFVAVREAVPHPVTLAVILETPARTPADVAAVAEAARLAGVDRLVTATGWLGEAPGASASMPLPLTVTGVRDLDGVIAALDSGADRVGVSSVSAVGQPPR, from the coding sequence ATGACCTCGGATCTGGCGTGGCTCAAGGGCCACGCCTTTCTCATGTGCGTGGGACCCGGGACCACACCCGGTGACGTCCCTGCGGCGGTGGCCGGCGCGCGCGACGCCGGGCTGGGTGGGATCGTGTTGTCGCCCTCCCACCTGGAGCTGGCCGGGGACACCGGCGGCCTCACGGTGGCCGTGGTGGTGGGTTTCCCCACCGGCCGCCACCACAGCCTGGTGAAGGCGGCTGAGGCGCGGTTGGCGGTGCAGCAGGGGGCCGCGGAGGTGTGGCTGACCCCGGATCCGGGGGTGGCGGAGATGAACACACTTCTGGCCGAGTTCGTGGCCGTCCGGGAGGCGGTGCCGCACCCGGTCACGCTCGCCGTCATTCTGGAGACTCCCGCCCGCACACCCGCCGACGTCGCGGCGGTGGCGGAGGCCGCGCGGCTGGCCGGGGTCGACCGCCTCGTCACCGCGACGGGCTGGCTGGGGGAGGCGCCAGGGGCGTCAGCAAGCATGCCGCTGCCGCTGACGGTGACCGGGGTGCGGGACCTCGACGGGGTGATCGCTGCGCTGGATTCCGGCGCGGACCGCGTCGGCGTCAGCTCTGTGTCTGCCGTGGGTCAGCCACCTCGCTGA
- the ramB gene encoding acetate metabolism transcriptional regulator RamB encodes MGKTYVGSRLRQLRRERDLSQASLAATLGLSASYVNQIEHDVRPLTVPVLLRITEAFGVDATFFSRDDDSRLLAEIQDVVLDKELCPNPVELQELSELVYNHPAIARTMVDMHRRYRNVRDKLSIATDTRRLPGPINSTPGTQALSMPHDEVRDFFYSRQNYLDKLDTSAEAISEELGVERFSIRGTEDAIAERLRRHHGIEITTSPDLNGTLHSLNRDTGHLQLASRLHTGQRAFRMGMELAYLESGEDIEALVAEDAFTSEASANLARRGIASYFAAAVLLPYKSIHSEAERSGYDIDFLCQVFGVGYETVSSRLSTLQRPNLRGIPFTFVRVDRAGNMSKRQSATGFHLANSGGTCPLWNIYETFTNPGTILRQLAQMPDGRNYLWMARTVRHHRGRFGDTGKLFAIGLGCEARHADRTVYAEGLNLDDLSVATPIGAGCRLCPRENCAQRAFPPIHEEITIDAHRSSVAPYN; translated from the coding sequence ATGGGAAAGACCTATGTAGGTTCGCGACTGCGTCAACTACGCCGCGAACGAGATCTGAGCCAGGCATCGCTCGCGGCCACACTCGGCCTGTCCGCCAGCTACGTCAACCAGATCGAGCACGACGTCCGGCCACTGACCGTCCCCGTTCTACTGCGCATCACAGAGGCCTTCGGCGTCGACGCGACCTTCTTCTCGCGCGATGACGACTCCCGCCTCCTCGCCGAGATCCAGGATGTCGTCCTGGACAAGGAACTGTGCCCCAACCCCGTCGAGCTGCAGGAACTGTCCGAGCTGGTGTACAACCACCCGGCCATCGCCCGCACGATGGTGGACATGCACCGTCGCTACCGGAATGTACGCGACAAGCTGTCCATCGCCACAGACACCCGGCGCCTGCCCGGCCCGATCAACTCCACCCCCGGCACACAGGCCCTGTCCATGCCGCACGATGAGGTCCGGGACTTCTTCTACTCCCGCCAGAACTACCTGGACAAGCTCGACACCTCCGCCGAAGCCATTTCCGAGGAGCTCGGCGTGGAGAGATTCTCCATCCGCGGCACCGAGGACGCCATCGCCGAGCGACTGCGCCGGCACCACGGGATCGAGATCACCACGTCCCCGGACCTCAACGGCACCCTGCACAGCCTCAACCGCGACACCGGTCACCTGCAGCTGGCCAGCAGACTCCACACCGGCCAGCGCGCGTTCCGCATGGGCATGGAACTGGCCTACCTGGAGTCTGGCGAGGACATCGAGGCGCTGGTCGCCGAGGACGCCTTCACCTCCGAGGCATCCGCGAACCTGGCTCGCAGGGGTATCGCCAGCTACTTCGCCGCCGCGGTACTGCTGCCCTACAAGAGCATCCACTCGGAGGCCGAGCGATCCGGTTACGACATCGACTTCCTCTGCCAGGTCTTCGGCGTGGGTTATGAGACCGTGTCCAGCCGGTTGTCCACCCTGCAGCGTCCGAACCTGCGGGGCATCCCCTTCACGTTCGTCCGCGTCGACCGCGCCGGCAACATGTCCAAGCGGCAGTCAGCGACCGGTTTCCATCTGGCCAACTCCGGTGGAACCTGCCCGCTGTGGAACATCTACGAGACGTTCACCAACCCGGGCACGATCCTGCGTCAGCTGGCGCAGATGCCGGACGGCCGGAATTACCTGTGGATGGCACGCACGGTGCGTCACCACCGTGGCCGTTTCGGTGACACCGGCAAGCTCTTCGCCATCGGCCTGGGTTGCGAGGCCCGCCACGCCGACCGCACCGTCTACGCCGAGGGGCTCAACCTGGACGACCTGTCCGTGGCCACCCCGATCGGCGCGGGCTGCCGCCTGTGCCCGCGGGAAAACTGCGCCCAGCGCGCTTTCCCGCCGATCCACGAGGAGATCACCATCGACGCCCACCGCTCCTCGGTCGCGCCGTACAACTAG
- a CDS encoding succinate dehydrogenase cytochrome b subunit, translated as MTVKNADRDAIAHGVITEKPLRERPSYPTWAIKLVMAITGLIFGLYVLVHMVGNLKIYMPDHNGVAAINEYGEFLRTVGAPIFPRESIVWILRIVLLVALVLHIHGAFTLSGRSRVSRGKFSRTDLVGGLNSFSSRTMLITGIILLLFVIFHLLDLTMGVSPAATDSFTHGEIYANMIASFSRWWVAIFYILAMVVLFLHLSHGIWLAVSDLGITGKRWRKILLVVAYLVPAIVMIGNIVMPLSIALGWLS; from the coding sequence ATGACTGTTAAAAACGCAGACCGTGACGCAATCGCTCACGGCGTAATCACTGAGAAGCCGCTGCGCGAGCGGCCGTCCTACCCGACCTGGGCCATCAAGCTGGTAATGGCCATCACCGGCCTGATCTTCGGACTGTATGTCCTGGTTCACATGGTCGGTAACCTGAAGATCTACATGCCCGACCACAACGGCGTCGCCGCCATCAACGAGTACGGAGAGTTCCTCCGCACCGTGGGTGCGCCGATCTTCCCGCGTGAATCCATCGTCTGGATCCTGCGAATCGTTCTCCTGGTCGCCCTGGTCCTGCACATCCACGGCGCTTTCACCCTGAGCGGTCGTTCCCGCGTTTCCCGCGGCAAGTTCAGCCGGACCGACCTGGTCGGTGGCCTCAACTCCTTCTCCAGCCGCACGATGCTGATCACCGGCATCATTCTGCTGCTGTTCGTGATCTTCCACCTTCTTGACCTGACCATGGGTGTCTCTCCGGCAGCCACGGATTCCTTCACTCACGGAGAGATCTACGCGAACATGATCGCCAGCTTCTCCCGCTGGTGGGTCGCCATCTTCTACATCCTCGCGATGGTGGTGCTGTTCCTGCACCTCTCCCACGGTATCTGGCTCGCGGTGTCCGATCTGGGCATCACCGGCAAGCGCTGGCGCAAGATTCTCCTCGTCGTCGCCTACCTGGTGCCGGCGATCGTAATGATCGGCAACATTGTGATGCCGCTGTCCATCGCACTGGGCTGGCTCAGCTAG
- a CDS encoding DUF445 domain-containing protein encodes MGKHSQTALVDARPVPGPSPDVEAGRRRALRRHKAFVTGLLVVAAIIFLACSWWQSQPGGAPTWVGYVRAAAEAGMIGGLADWFAVTALFRHPLRIPIPHTAIIPKKKDQLGQALSGFVGENFLNAELITEKVRTANIPERLGAWLSQQKNAEKVSREVGRLTANAVRALDPKDAEALIQSQLIDKLSEPQWGPPAGRILTGLIEDGRTEPVIQELVIWAHRKVQGMESTVVELIDERMPTWAPQFAKELVGARVYKELVGFTAAVANDPSHEARNAIRRFLHELADDLQNDPTMIARVEGIKHDFMGSTPVRGAAAAIWSNASASLIDAATDETSLLRTKITELCLTWGSNIQTDPELRASLERRITSGAAFLADNYAGEVTAIISETVERWDASEASDKIELMVGKDLQFIRLNGTIVGALAGLLIYTVNHLLFGA; translated from the coding sequence ATGGGTAAACACAGCCAGACCGCGCTTGTCGACGCCCGCCCCGTCCCCGGGCCCAGCCCCGACGTTGAGGCCGGGCGTCGCCGCGCGCTCCGCCGCCATAAGGCGTTCGTCACCGGGCTACTGGTCGTTGCGGCGATCATCTTCCTCGCGTGCAGCTGGTGGCAGTCGCAGCCGGGCGGGGCCCCGACGTGGGTCGGTTACGTCCGGGCCGCCGCAGAGGCGGGGATGATCGGTGGACTGGCGGACTGGTTCGCCGTGACCGCACTCTTCCGGCACCCCCTGCGGATCCCCATCCCGCACACTGCGATCATCCCGAAGAAGAAGGACCAGCTGGGGCAGGCTCTCTCGGGATTCGTGGGGGAGAACTTCCTCAACGCCGAGCTGATCACGGAGAAGGTCCGGACCGCCAACATCCCGGAACGCCTGGGTGCCTGGCTTTCGCAGCAGAAGAACGCGGAGAAGGTTTCCAGGGAGGTCGGCCGTCTCACGGCCAACGCTGTCCGGGCGCTGGACCCGAAGGACGCGGAGGCGCTGATCCAGTCGCAGCTGATCGACAAACTCTCGGAGCCGCAGTGGGGGCCACCGGCAGGTCGGATTCTGACGGGCCTCATCGAGGACGGGCGTACCGAACCTGTGATCCAGGAGCTGGTGATCTGGGCGCACCGCAAGGTGCAGGGCATGGAGAGCACCGTTGTCGAGCTGATCGACGAACGCATGCCCACCTGGGCCCCGCAGTTCGCCAAGGAACTGGTGGGCGCTCGCGTCTACAAGGAACTGGTGGGGTTCACGGCGGCCGTCGCAAATGATCCCTCACACGAGGCACGCAACGCCATCCGCCGATTCCTCCACGAACTCGCGGATGATCTGCAGAATGACCCGACGATGATCGCGCGCGTCGAGGGCATCAAGCACGACTTCATGGGCTCCACCCCCGTGCGGGGTGCGGCGGCGGCGATCTGGTCGAATGCCTCGGCCTCGCTCATTGACGCCGCCACCGACGAGACCTCCCTGCTGCGCACGAAGATCACCGAGCTGTGCCTGACCTGGGGCAGCAACATCCAGACCGACCCCGAGCTGCGTGCCAGCCTGGAACGCCGGATCACCAGCGGTGCGGCTTTCCTCGCCGACAACTACGCGGGTGAAGTCACGGCGATCATCTCCGAGACGGTCGAACGGTGGGATGCTTCGGAGGCCAGTGACAAGATCGAGCTGATGGTGGGCAAGGATCTGCAGTTCATCCGCCTCAACGGCACGATTGTCGGTGCGCTTGCAGGACTTCTTATTTACACTGTGAATCACCTGCTCTTCGGAGCGTGA
- a CDS encoding CGLAU_01105 family protein, whose product MTTPNDNTTPTPEQNKSLLDNLREPFQAWVAAGSRVGDLVADFAGRFREDREKADLSSGAHAKPSPVEDEESTASRFRAAAQEARSGLSAAKSTEDYKAVSVTFAGHAEEIIRDLAGSVRRAADQTKDSSSAEEAKGAFNRAVASVRETFEETIEQARTRRADAGDEQREQSFIDELRGRLDDLISRAGSLAGHDEKERSTPTAPSTNGEGEVPHMIDGEVISTTEVPTDTQKDS is encoded by the coding sequence ATGACCACCCCGAATGACAACACCACCCCGACCCCCGAGCAGAACAAATCTCTGCTGGATAATCTGAGGGAGCCGTTCCAGGCATGGGTGGCCGCGGGCTCCCGTGTGGGCGACCTGGTCGCCGATTTCGCCGGCCGGTTCCGGGAGGACCGTGAGAAGGCCGACCTGAGCTCCGGCGCCCACGCGAAGCCCAGCCCGGTCGAAGACGAGGAGTCCACCGCGAGCCGCTTCCGGGCTGCGGCCCAGGAGGCCCGCTCCGGGTTGTCTGCGGCGAAGAGCACCGAGGATTACAAGGCGGTGTCCGTCACCTTCGCGGGCCATGCGGAAGAGATCATCCGGGATCTGGCCGGTTCGGTGCGACGCGCGGCCGACCAGACGAAGGACTCATCCTCGGCCGAGGAAGCGAAGGGCGCCTTCAACCGGGCGGTCGCCTCGGTGAGGGAAACCTTCGAGGAGACGATCGAGCAGGCCCGTACCCGCCGCGCCGACGCAGGGGATGAACAGCGCGAGCAGTCCTTCATCGACGAGCTCCGCGGCCGCCTCGACGACCTCATCAGCCGGGCAGGTTCGCTGGCGGGGCATGACGAGAAGGAGCGTTCCACGCCGACCGCACCCTCGACCAACGGTGAGGGCGAGGTGCCGCATATGATTGACGGCGAGGTCATCAGTACCACCGAGGTACCCACCGACACCCAGAAGGACAGCTAG